DNA sequence from the Colletotrichum destructivum chromosome 9, complete sequence genome:
CAGAATTTTCCGCAAGGGGCAGACGGTCGTGGACCTGGTATGTCTTCCCATGTGTGACcagagctgctgcagcacgAAGTACTGAAGGTTGAGCTGCACGAAGGGATACGCCCCGGGAAGTTGGTCACAGGTACGAAGGCCTCCTTTTCCAAATTTCGTACCCAACAACGTATGACGTGTCAAATAGGTGGCCGCCGAACGGACGAAGCCCAACGGCCGGATCCTGGGCATCGACATCATCCCCGCGCAGCCGCCCAAGGGCGTCTCGACGATCCAGGGCAACTTCCTCTCGCCTGACGTCCAGGACATGGTCAAGGAGCACCTCTCCAGGGCCAAGAGCCAAAGACCGAGCCCGCCGCAGCTGTCAGAGGACGAGCAATACGACGAATCCCCCGCCAAAGATGACGGTGAGGCTTCTGCGATGATGGAGGACAAGCCAAGCTACATCGACATGGAGAGGGCAGCATCGTCCGAGGCTGCGGCCACGGAGGCGTCTCCAAGCGCCATGGACATGGCGGAAACCAAGAAGGGGCGTTTGGTAGATGTGAGTCTTACCAcatccccccttccttctctctctctctctctctctctctctctctctctctctctctcggggGATGGGGAACTCGGTAACGAAGAAAGACTGACGCGGAGCAGATTGTGTTGAGTGACATGTCAGCACCTTGGGACCAAACATCCGGCTTCGGCGTGAACAGTCTTAGTAATCCCTATCATAGGATGATGAACACGAGCGGAGTGGCGTTTCGAGACCACGCCGGGAGCATGGTgcgcctcccctcccccgtctcCTCCCTTCGCGGTTCAGGAAACTTGGGGCTTCGCTGACGACCAACACCAGGACCTCTGCGGCGCCGCGCTCCAGTTCGCCAACGACACGCTCAAGAACGGCGGGCACTTTGTGTGCAAGTTCTACCAGGGCTCTGAGGACAAGGCCTTTGAGAAGAGGCTCAAGGTCCTCTTCGCCAAGGTCTTTCGGGAGAAGCCCGAGTCGTCGCGCAGTGTACGTCACGTCGTAGATCAGGGCCGGGTTGAAACACATGTTGGATGCTGACACCTCAAATCTCGCAGGACTCGAAAGAGGCGTACTTTGTGGCGCtcaggaggaggggaaacgTACAGTTGGGGAAGGACGAAGACTTGTAATGCACGGGAAGAATAGGAACGAATCCTAACCCACCAGATCAAAACACGAGGAAATCATTGGCATGAATCACGTTACACAACTATGCACGCGTCACAAACGAGAGCGAGGTTATATGAAGAGTGAAAAAACCAGCCCTAAGGCCGCCCAAGAGATGCCATTCGACGCCGTGCGAGAGTTCGTAGTCGTCAATTCTTTTTTGGATACCTAAACACGCCAGTACCATGCAGAAAGTTCCCTGTAGAGCACGACGGAGCATTTTCGTCCCCATCGGCATACCATAGCGTGTCCACCAACGCGACGAGAGCGTGCACGACCAACCCCCCAAGTTTTTGTGAAGATCCGAACGATGTTGGTTATCATACCACCATCGCTTAGACCTTGAAGCCACGGGAGCGTCTGCGACCACGGGCCTTCTCGAACTTGCGGCCCTTGGACTCAACGTAGGGCTTCTGCAGAGGGAATTAGCACACATCCTTGAACAACGAAAGAACAATAGATAGTAGATCCGGACCTTGTGCTTGTGGGGACCGAAGCCGAAGTGCTTGACGGCCTCACGGGAGTTCTTGGGTCCGCGGAGCAGCAGGGTGTTGCTGCCGGTAGGGGCGCGGAGAGCAAGCTGGTCGAGGGTGATGGCCTCGCCGCCAGCGGCAATGATGCGAGcgcgggcggtggcggtg
Encoded proteins:
- a CDS encoding Putative ribosomal RNA methyltransferase, FtsJ domain-containing protein, which produces MSKAACRALLGAARRQTAVNAAPECVKCQLDLTVSHQTRASSSNSRWKMRQGKDMFAREAKVQGLKSRAAFKLLEMDAKYRIFRKGQTVVDLGYAPGSWSQVAAERTKPNGRILGIDIIPAQPPKGVSTIQGNFLSPDVQDMVKEHLSRAKSQRPSPPQLSEDEQYDESPAKDDGEASAMMEDKPSYIDMERAASSEAAATEASPSAMDMAETKKGRLVDIVLSDMMMNTSGVAFRDHAGSMDLCGAALQFANDTLKNGGHFVCKFYQGSEDKAFEKRLKVLFAKVFREKPESSRSDSKEAYFVALRRRGNVQLGKDEDL